The genomic interval GGATTGAACGCCGGGAGCTGTCCCGGCTTGTCTGGGAGAGTGTCTCGGCTCTGGATGACAAATATAGAGAAATCCTCATTCTTCGTGACTACAATGATCTCTCCTATGCGGAGATTGCATCTACCCTCCACATTCCTCTGGGCACCGTAATGTCAAGGCTGCATAAAGCCCGGCGTCTCCTGGCCGATGAACTGGCTGCACGGGGATATTCTCACCCATCCCGGGATGAACATACCCCTCCGGAAGGTAGATCCCGCGTGATTCCCTTCGATAAGCGGGGAAAGGGGGAATGACCATGACGAACCAATGCCCGAAAGGATTTGATGAACAGCTTCTGTCGGGGTACCTCGATGATGAGTTGAACCAGTCCAGACAGCAGCGGGTTGAGCTCCACATTCAGGAATGCGAAATCTGCAGGGTTACCCTCGAACAACTTCGTACGATCAGGGAGGTGGCCATGAAAACCCAATTCGAAACTCCATCCGATGATGCGTGGGGCGAACTTCCCAGAGGTCTGGCGAGCCGTGCCACCCGGGGGTTCGGCTGGATCTTTCTGATTCTATGGTTTGTCATCATGGTGGGCTTTGGACTCTACCAGTTTCTCTCAGGCCCTGAAGATCTCTGGCTCAAGATGGTCACAGTCGGGGGACTTCTGGGACTTGTCCTGCTCTTTCTGTCTGTACTGATTGATCGAATTCGAACGATGAAGTCCGATCGCTACCGGGAGGTGGATCTATGATCGTCTG from Thermoanaerobaculia bacterium carries:
- a CDS encoding zf-HC2 domain-containing protein, producing MTNQCPKGFDEQLLSGYLDDELNQSRQQRVELHIQECEICRVTLEQLRTIREVAMKTQFETPSDDAWGELPRGLASRATRGFGWIFLILWFVIMVGFGLYQFLSGPEDLWLKMVTVGGLLGLVLLFLSVLIDRIRTMKSDRYREVDL